In one window of Bos taurus isolate L1 Dominette 01449 registration number 42190680 breed Hereford chromosome 4, ARS-UCD2.0, whole genome shotgun sequence DNA:
- the GCK gene encoding hexokinase-4, with product MLDDRARMEISKKEKAEQILAEFQLQEEDLKKVMRRMQKEMDRGLRLETHKEASVKMLPTYVRSTPEGSEVGDFLSLDLGGTNFRVMLVKVGEGEAGQWSVKTTHQMYSIPEDAMTGTAEMLFDYISECISDFLDKHQMKHKKLPLGFTFSFPVRHEDIDKGILLNWTKGFKASGAEGNNIVGLLRDAIKRRGDFEMDVVAMVNDTVATMISCYYEDRRCEVGMIVGTGCNACYMEEMQNVELVEGDEGRMCVNTEWGAFGDSGELDEFLLEYDRVVDENSLNPGQQLYEKLIGGKYMGELVRLVLLKLVDENLLFHGEASEQLRTRGAFETRFVSQVESDSGDRKQIYNILSTLGLRPSATDCDIVRRACESVSTRAAHMCAAGLAGVINRMRESRSEDVMRITVGVDGSVYKLHPSFKERFHAIVRRLTPSCEITFIESEEGSGRGAALISAVACKKACMLGQ from the exons GCGGAACAGATCCTGGCAGAGTTCCAGCTGCAGGAGGAGGACTTGAAGAAGGTGATGAGGCGGATGCAGAAGGAGATGGATCGAGGCCTGAGGCTGGAGACCCACAAGGAGGCCAGTGTGAAGATGCTGCCCACCTATGTGCGCTCCACCCCAGAGGGCTCAG AAGTTGGGGACTTCCTCTCCCTGGACCTGGGTGGCACCAACTTCCGGGTGATGCTGGTGAAGGTGGGAGAAGGCGAGGCGGGACAGTGGAGTGTGAAGACCACGCACCAGATGTACTCCATCCCCGAGGATGCCATGACGGGTACTGCTGAGATG CTCTTTGACTACATCTCTGAGTGCATCTCTGACTTCCTGGATAAGCATCAGATGAAGCATAAGAAGCTGCCCTTGGGCTTCACCTTCTCCTTTCCCGTGAGGCATGAAGACATTGACAAG GGCATCCTTCTCAACTGGACCAAGGGCTTCAAGGCCTCGGGAGCAGAAGGCAACAACATTGTGGGGCTCCTGCGAGATGCCATCAAGCGGAGAGGT GACTTTGAGATGGACGTGGTGGCCATGGTGAATGACACTGTGGCCACGATGATCTCCTGCTACTATGAAGACCGCCGGTGTGAGGTTGGCATGATTGTGG GCACGGGCTGCAACGCTTGCTACATGGAGGAGATGCAGAACGTGGAGCTGGTGGAAGGGGACGAGGGCCGCATGTGTGTCAACACCGAGTGGGGCGCCTTCGGGGACTCAGGCGAGCTGGACGAGTTCCTGCTGGAGTACGACCGTGTGGTGGATGAGAACTCCCTGAACCCCGGCCAGCAGCT GTACGAGAAACTCATCGGTGGCAAGTACATGGGCGAGCTGGTGCGGCTTGTGCTGCTGAAGCTTGTGGACGAGAATCTGCTCTTCCACGGAGAGGCCTCGGAGCAGCTGCGCACGCGCGGCGCCTTCGAGACACGCTTCGTGTCTCAGGTGGAGAG CGATTCCGGTGACCGCAAGCAGATCTACAATATCCTGAGCACTCTAGGGCTGCGACCCTCGGCCACTGACTGTGACATCGTGCGCCGAGCCTGCGAGAGCGTGTCCACGCGCGCCGCGCACATGTGCGCCGCGGGACTGGCGGGCGTCATCAACCGGATGCGCGAAAGCCGCAGCGAGGACGTGATGCGCATCACCGTGGGCGTGGACGGCTCCGTGTACAAGCTGCACCCTAG CTTCAAGGAGCGGTTCCACGCCATCGTGCGCAGGCTGACGCCCAGCTGTGAAATCACCTTCATTGAGTCGGAGGAGGGCAGCGGCCGGGGCGCGGCCTTGATCTCCGCGGTGGCCTGTAAGAAGGCCTGCATGCTGGGCCAGTAA
- the MYL7 gene encoding myosin regulatory light chain 2, atrial isoform yields the protein MASRKAGTRGKAAATKQAQRGSSNVFSMFEQAQIQEFKEAFSCIDQNRDGIICKSDLRETYSQLGKVNVPEEELDAMLQEGKGPINFTVFLTLFGEKLNGTDPEEAILSAFRLFDPSGKGVVNKDEFRQLLLTQADKFSPAEVEQMFALTPMDLAGNIDYKSLCYIITHGDEKEE from the exons ATG GCCAGCAGGAAGGCAGGGACCCGGGGCAAGGCTGCGGCCACCAAGCAGGCCCAGCGAGGCTCTTCCAACGTCTTTTCCATGTTCGAGCAAGCCCAGATCCAGGAGTTCAAGGAA GCCTTCAGCTGCATCGACCAGAACCGTGACGGCATCATCTGCAAGTCGGACCTTAGAGAGACCTACTCCCAGCTCG GGAAGGTGAATGTTCCAGAAGAGGAGCTGGATGCCATGctgcaggaagggaaggggccCATCAACTTCACTGTCTTCCTCACACTGTTTGGGGAGAAGCTCAATG GGACAGACCCTGAAGAGGCCATCCTGAGCGCCTTCCGCCTCTTTGACCCCAGTGGTAAAGGCGTGGTGAACAAGGATGA GTTCAGGCAGCTTCTCCTGACCCAGGCAGACAAGTTCTCTCCAGCTGAG GTGGAGCAAATGTTCGCCCTGACACCCATGGACCTGGCAGGGAACATCGACTATAAGTCCCTGTGCTACATCATCACCCATGGGGACGAGAAGGAGGAGTGA
- the GCK gene encoding hexokinase-4 isoform X1, whose product MCAAGLAGVINRMRESRSEDVMRITVGVDGSVYKLHPSFKERFHAIVRRLTPSCEITFIESEEGSGRGAALISAVACKKACMLGQ is encoded by the exons ATGTGCGCCGCGGGACTGGCGGGCGTCATCAACCGGATGCGCGAAAGCCGCAGCGAGGACGTGATGCGCATCACCGTGGGCGTGGACGGCTCCGTGTACAAGCTGCACCCTAG CTTCAAGGAGCGGTTCCACGCCATCGTGCGCAGGCTGACGCCCAGCTGTGAAATCACCTTCATTGAGTCGGAGGAGGGCAGCGGCCGGGGCGCGGCCTTGATCTCCGCGGTGGCCTGTAAGAAGGCCTGCATGCTGGGCCAGTAA